Sequence from the Coleofasciculus sp. FACHB-1120 genome:
GACAATGGCGACTCAATCTTCTTGCAGCTCCGATTCGATGGAACTTTTGATTGCTTACTATAAAAATCCATCAGTTGAAGTTCGCAATCAACTGGTGCAGTTGAATGCTGGACTGGTTCGGAAGATGGCTCATCGAGTCAGCTATCAGTGTTCGGAACCTTATGAAGATTTGGAACAACTCGGCTATCTCGGTTTGATTCGCGCAATTGAGCGATTCAATCCCCATCAAGGTTATGCTTTTAGTTCCTTTGCAGTTCCTTACATTCGCGGCGAGATGTTGCATTATTTACGCGACAGAAGCGGCGTAATGAAAATGCCTCGTCGCTGGCAGGAAATCCAGCAGGAAGGACAAAAGGCGCGGAAAGAGCTGGCACAAACTTTAGGGCGCTCGCCAAAAGAAGCGGAAATTGCCCAAGCTATTAAAGTATCCCTAGAAGACTGGAGTGAAAGCAAGGTTGCGGCTCAAAACTGCCGACCATTAAGTTTAGATAGTGTGATTTTTGAGCAGTCTGACTTTCAGGTGACGTTGGCGGAGACACTGCCTGACCCTCGCTATCAATCTTGGCAAAGTCAAGAAGAAGAACGGCAGGAGCTGGAAGGGGCGATGAGTTATTTGGACAACAAAACTCAAGCAGCAATTGAGTTAGTGTTGGTGCGCGATCTTCCCCGGAAAGAAGCCGCTAAGCGAATTGGTGTCAGCCCGATGACAGTGACACGGCATCTTCAAAGAGGAGTTGAGCAGTTGGTATCACTGTTGCAACCTCAATCAACTGAGCGTTTGGCTAGTTAGAGGCTTCCTGGAAAGAATCACAAGACGGCTTGTTTGGGAAGTAGTCGCCAGTTAA
This genomic interval carries:
- a CDS encoding RNA polymerase sigma factor SigF, translated to MATQSSCSSDSMELLIAYYKNPSVEVRNQLVQLNAGLVRKMAHRVSYQCSEPYEDLEQLGYLGLIRAIERFNPHQGYAFSSFAVPYIRGEMLHYLRDRSGVMKMPRRWQEIQQEGQKARKELAQTLGRSPKEAEIAQAIKVSLEDWSESKVAAQNCRPLSLDSVIFEQSDFQVTLAETLPDPRYQSWQSQEEERQELEGAMSYLDNKTQAAIELVLVRDLPRKEAAKRIGVSPMTVTRHLQRGVEQLVSLLQPQSTERLAS